One Thermus sp. CCB_US3_UF1 DNA window includes the following coding sequences:
- a CDS encoding low specificity L-threonine aldolase translates to MRPIDLRSDTLTRPTPAMRRAMAEAEVGDDVYGEDPTVNRLEALAAEMLGLESALFLPTGTMANQVALLLHLPRGAEVVVPEGAHLYEYELGAPALLAGALVRPVPAPYGVPDLEALQGALRPGPFQAPTGLLALENTHNLAGGTVVPLEVQEAFLRLAQAHRLPTHLDGARLFNAATFLGVEAARLARGFATVTVSLSKGLGAPVGSLLLLPKALLPEARRYRRLLGGGWRQAGVLAAAGLLALNEGPKHLERDHALARALAQGLLRLGLEVDPQAVQTNMVYARVKDPQGFLARLRAHGVLAGAVGGRVRFVTHRDLRDEEIPEALRRVEAALQAKAP, encoded by the coding sequence ATGCGGCCCATAGACCTGCGGAGCGACACCCTCACCCGGCCCACCCCGGCCATGCGCCGGGCCATGGCCGAGGCGGAGGTGGGGGACGACGTCTACGGGGAAGACCCCACGGTGAACCGCCTGGAGGCCCTAGCGGCGGAGATGCTGGGCCTGGAAAGCGCCCTCTTCCTGCCCACGGGCACCATGGCCAACCAGGTGGCCCTCCTCCTCCACCTCCCCCGGGGGGCGGAGGTGGTGGTCCCCGAAGGGGCCCACCTCTACGAGTACGAGCTCGGGGCCCCGGCCCTCCTGGCCGGGGCCCTGGTCCGCCCCGTGCCCGCCCCTTACGGGGTTCCCGACCTGGAGGCCCTGCAGGGCGCCCTGCGCCCGGGCCCCTTCCAGGCCCCCACGGGGCTTCTGGCCCTGGAGAACACCCACAACCTGGCCGGGGGTACCGTGGTGCCCCTAGAGGTCCAGGAAGCCTTCCTCCGCCTGGCCCAGGCCCACCGCCTCCCCACCCACCTGGACGGGGCCCGCCTCTTCAACGCCGCCACCTTCCTCGGGGTGGAGGCCGCCCGCCTGGCCCGAGGCTTCGCCACGGTGACGGTCTCCCTCTCCAAGGGCCTGGGGGCCCCGGTGGGGAGCCTCCTCCTCCTGCCCAAGGCCCTCCTCCCCGAGGCCCGCCGCTACCGCAGGCTCCTGGGCGGGGGGTGGCGGCAGGCGGGGGTGTTGGCGGCGGCGGGCCTGTTGGCCCTGAACGAGGGGCCCAAGCACCTGGAGCGGGACCACGCCCTGGCCCGGGCCCTGGCCCAGGGCCTCCTCCGCCTGGGCCTCGAGGTGGACCCCCAGGCGGTGCAGACCAACATGGTCTACGCCCGGGTCAAAGACCCCCAAGGCTTCCTGGCAAGGCTCCGGGCCCACGGGGTCCTGGCCGGGGCCGTGGGGGGAAGGGTACGCTTCGTCACCCACCGCGACCTGAGGGACGAGGAGATCCCCGAGGCCCTAAGGCGGGTGGAGGCGGCCCTTCAGGCCAAAGCCCCGTAG
- the mntR gene encoding manganese-dependent transcriptional regulator MntR, translating into MARPPLSEAQEDYLKQLFLLQEALGGAVPTQALAERLGVRPPSATGMLKKLAALGLVEHLPYRGARLTEAGQRVALEVLRHHRLLEAYLHRALGYGWEEVHQEAERLEHVISEAFEERIAELLGHPPFDPHGDPIPTKDLALPPQSTLPLAEAPLAEVRVVRALAQDQGTLNLLSRLGLVPGTPLRVLEKAGGVRIELKGEVLLLPLELAQAVGVEAACGP; encoded by the coding sequence ATGGCCCGTCCGCCCCTTTCCGAAGCCCAGGAGGACTACCTCAAGCAGCTTTTCCTCCTCCAGGAAGCCCTGGGAGGGGCCGTCCCCACCCAGGCCCTGGCGGAACGGCTTGGGGTCCGGCCCCCCTCGGCCACGGGGATGCTGAAGAAGCTGGCCGCCTTGGGCCTGGTGGAACACCTCCCCTACCGGGGAGCCCGGCTCACGGAGGCCGGGCAGCGGGTGGCCCTCGAGGTCCTGCGCCACCACCGCCTCCTGGAGGCCTACCTCCACCGGGCCCTGGGGTACGGCTGGGAGGAGGTACACCAGGAGGCCGAACGCCTGGAGCACGTGATCAGCGAGGCCTTTGAGGAGCGGATCGCCGAGCTTCTCGGCCACCCCCCCTTTGACCCCCACGGGGACCCCATCCCCACCAAGGATCTGGCCCTCCCCCCCCAATCCACCCTGCCCCTGGCCGAGGCCCCCCTGGCGGAGGTGCGGGTGGTGCGGGCCCTGGCCCAGGACCAGGGCACCCTGAACCTCCTTTCCCGGCTGGGCCTGGTCCCGGGTACCCCCTTGCGGGTGCTGGAGAAGGCGGGAGGGGTGCGGATTGAGCTCAAAGGGGAGGTCCTCCTCCTGCCCCTAGAGCTGGCCCAGGCCGTGGGGGTGGAGGCAGCATGCGGCCCATAG